The Acetomicrobium flavidum genome window below encodes:
- a CDS encoding peptidoglycan D,D-transpeptidase FtsI family protein, producing the protein MRGSRSIWFVLYLAFLIVSFKVFQLCLFPDSKVVTWARSQYWQQILATSSRGIIADRNDVTLALSVPKWSLFVDPAFWEASQLPVLSRYLPKGVTDKLKRPLEGRFIWLVRKLSLSEGEKVLSLKLKGIYGIKEMERSYPFGRHMAHLLGFVDIDEKGLAGVEKQWDVFIYTPPEIKTLVRDAAGNLFEMASTLSAEEAVLPKSKVTLTIDWRLQYIVDNALQNGATENGAEWAAAVCMNPITGEVLAMSSYPSYDPENRSTFAGERLRNNVIGRVYEPGSVLKPIMMGIAMENGYVTSGSIFRCGGSIRIADHTIREVGGRAHGTEDIYKIIINSCNVGMAQIGMMMPVNFTYNALRSWGFGVPTGIELPGEEDGLLPLPSQWWGVVPANIALGQGIAITPIQLAQAFSAIANGGVLVRPYLTKAVFDGNGEEVYYGQRREVARVLSPQTAKMMRNALRRAVVEGTGKRADVEAVKVAGKTGTAQVAHRGQYLKDVHVASFAGFWPYDNPNYVLVIVLGNPREKGYMAGAIAAPIFKSIVEEMISTGLELNN; encoded by the coding sequence TTGAGGGGATCTAGAAGCATCTGGTTTGTGCTTTATTTGGCCTTTTTAATTGTATCGTTTAAGGTTTTTCAGCTTTGTCTTTTTCCTGATTCCAAAGTCGTTACATGGGCGCGGAGCCAATATTGGCAGCAGATTTTAGCGACGTCGTCACGGGGAATCATAGCCGATAGAAACGATGTCACGTTGGCTTTATCTGTCCCAAAGTGGAGCTTATTCGTCGACCCTGCCTTTTGGGAAGCAAGCCAATTGCCAGTCCTGTCAAGGTATTTGCCCAAGGGTGTAACGGACAAGCTTAAAAGACCCTTGGAGGGAAGGTTCATTTGGTTGGTGCGTAAATTGTCTCTATCTGAGGGCGAAAAGGTCCTTTCGCTAAAGCTGAAAGGAATTTACGGAATAAAGGAAATGGAGCGCTCCTATCCCTTTGGAAGGCATATGGCCCACCTGCTTGGCTTCGTTGACATAGACGAGAAGGGGCTTGCCGGAGTGGAAAAGCAATGGGACGTATTTATATATACGCCTCCGGAGATCAAAACCCTGGTTAGGGATGCAGCTGGCAACCTATTCGAAATGGCTTCAACTTTATCAGCCGAGGAAGCCGTCTTACCTAAAAGCAAGGTAACCCTTACCATTGACTGGCGGCTTCAATATATCGTGGACAACGCCCTCCAAAATGGCGCTACCGAAAACGGAGCCGAATGGGCTGCTGCCGTGTGCATGAATCCCATTACAGGAGAGGTCTTAGCCATGTCAAGCTATCCATCATACGATCCCGAGAATAGAAGCACATTTGCAGGAGAACGACTCAGAAACAACGTTATAGGAAGGGTTTATGAACCTGGTTCTGTCCTCAAACCCATAATGATGGGCATTGCCATGGAAAACGGTTATGTCACCTCTGGCAGCATCTTTCGCTGTGGAGGTTCTATTAGGATAGCCGATCATACGATTCGAGAAGTTGGAGGTCGAGCCCATGGCACGGAGGACATATATAAGATAATCATAAATTCCTGCAACGTAGGCATGGCTCAAATAGGGATGATGATGCCTGTCAACTTTACTTACAATGCCCTGAGAAGTTGGGGATTTGGGGTTCCCACGGGAATAGAGTTACCCGGAGAGGAAGATGGTCTTCTTCCGCTTCCGTCGCAATGGTGGGGAGTTGTACCGGCAAACATAGCATTAGGGCAAGGCATAGCCATAACACCCATTCAGTTAGCTCAAGCTTTTTCCGCCATCGCAAATGGAGGAGTTTTGGTTCGGCCCTATTTAACCAAAGCCGTATTCGACGGAAACGGCGAAGAGGTTTACTACGGCCAGAGGCGAGAGGTTGCCCGGGTGTTATCGCCCCAAACGGCTAAGATGATGCGAAACGCGCTTAGACGTGCAGTAGTGGAAGGTACAGGCAAAAGAGCCGATGTGGAAGCCGTCAAGGTGGCAGGTAAGACCGGGACGGCGCAAGTGGCACATAGGGGACAATATTTAAAAGACGTCCACGTTGCGTCTTTTGCCGGTTTCTGGCCATACGACAACCCCAACTATGTGTTGGTTATCGTCTTGGGAAATCCACGAGAGAAGGGCTATATGGCTGGAGCCATTGCAGCTCCGATATTTAAATCCATTGTTGAAGAAATGATATCGACGGGTCTTGAATTGAACAACTGA
- the rsmH gene encoding 16S rRNA (cytosine(1402)-N(4))-methyltransferase RsmH has protein sequence MGSIDHVPVMSDEIIDILSKIDRLDLLIDATLGLGGHALRICSTFPSVVILGVDQDEEALAVASKKLADFKDRVMLVKSNFKLIDDIVMSHLSGRLADAVLFDLGVSSMQVDDEERGFSFNKEGPLDMRMDKQGAISAYDLINKLTVDELTEIFYKYGEERYSHLLAKAIVRYRERHGQISSTTELVEIVRNALPARIQRHMGKHPARKIFQALRIVVNDEINALKQGLTKSVDCVRSGGVIIVLSYHSLEDRLVKHTFKQWESDGRGRLYSKKPILPKPEEVERNPRSRSAKLRAFIKS, from the coding sequence ATGGGATCAATAGATCACGTTCCAGTAATGTCTGATGAAATTATTGATATATTATCTAAGATCGATAGATTGGATTTGTTGATAGACGCCACCCTAGGGCTAGGAGGACATGCCTTAAGGATATGTTCCACGTTCCCAAGTGTGGTCATCTTAGGTGTTGATCAAGACGAAGAGGCGTTGGCGGTAGCATCAAAAAAGCTTGCAGACTTCAAAGATAGGGTAATGCTGGTCAAATCCAATTTTAAGTTAATAGACGATATAGTGATGTCACATTTGTCAGGTCGGTTAGCTGATGCAGTGCTCTTTGACCTGGGTGTTTCGTCGATGCAAGTGGATGACGAAGAGAGGGGATTTTCCTTCAACAAAGAAGGACCTCTAGACATGCGTATGGACAAGCAGGGCGCAATATCAGCATATGATTTGATTAATAAGTTGACCGTCGATGAATTGACCGAGATATTTTACAAATATGGAGAAGAGCGTTATTCACACCTCTTGGCTAAAGCTATTGTACGCTACCGCGAGCGCCATGGTCAGATTTCTTCGACTACAGAGCTTGTTGAGATCGTTCGCAACGCCCTGCCTGCCAGAATACAAAGGCACATGGGCAAACACCCGGCCAGGAAGATCTTTCAGGCTTTAAGGATTGTGGTAAACGACGAGATAAATGCATTGAAGCAAGGCTTAACGAAAAGCGTTGATTGCGTGCGAAGCGGTGGTGTCATCATAGTGCTGAGCTATCATTCTCTGGAAGATCGCCTAGTCAAACATACATTCAAGCAGTGGGAAAGCGATGGACGGGGAAGATTATATTCTAAAAAACCCATATTGCCTAAGCCCGAAGAGGTGGAACGCAATCCAAGGTCCAGAAGTGCTAAGTTGAGAGCTTTTATAAAATCATAA
- a CDS encoding V-type ATP synthase subunit B, which yields MLPKEYRTISDLSGPLMIVEKTIDVRYDELVEIALSNGEKRRGRVLEISTDRALVQVFEGTTGIDLENTKVRFMGKVLMIPVSRDLLGRIFNGRGEPIDDGPAIIPEKHLDINGYPINPYSRDYPSEFIQTGISTIDGMNPIVRGQKLPIFSGSGMPHNKMAAQIARQATVLGSKEGFAVVFAAMGITFEEASFFMEDFRMTGAIDRTVMFLNLADDPAIERITTPRLALTCAEYLAFELDMHVLVILTDMTNYCEALREISAARKEVPGRRGYPGYLYTDLATMYERAGRLRGYKGSITQLPILTMPEDDITHPIPDLTGYITEGQIILSRGLHRKGIYPPVDVLPSLSRLKDKGIGKGKTREDHADLLNQLFAAYARGKEAKELAVILGEGALTENDKAFAEFADKFEDRYVRQGEYENRSILDTLELGWELLAPLPLSELKRVRDEYIDKYLKPKRRGGESSDEVVVSSAT from the coding sequence ATGCTGCCTAAGGAATACAGAACAATAAGTGATCTTTCCGGCCCCTTGATGATAGTCGAAAAGACGATAGACGTAAGATACGATGAGCTTGTCGAGATCGCATTGAGCAACGGCGAAAAAAGGCGGGGCCGTGTGTTGGAGATATCCACCGATAGGGCACTGGTCCAGGTCTTCGAAGGAACCACCGGAATAGATCTGGAAAATACAAAAGTGCGCTTCATGGGCAAGGTGCTGATGATCCCGGTCTCAAGGGATCTATTGGGAAGGATATTCAACGGGCGGGGAGAGCCCATTGATGACGGCCCTGCCATAATTCCGGAAAAACACTTGGATATAAACGGTTATCCGATCAATCCCTATTCCAGGGATTATCCTTCGGAGTTTATCCAGACCGGGATATCTACAATAGATGGCATGAACCCCATAGTTAGGGGCCAGAAGTTGCCTATCTTTTCGGGCAGCGGCATGCCGCACAATAAGATGGCCGCACAGATTGCTCGTCAGGCGACCGTTTTAGGATCCAAAGAAGGTTTTGCCGTGGTATTTGCCGCCATGGGCATCACCTTCGAGGAGGCCTCCTTCTTCATGGAGGACTTCAGGATGACGGGCGCCATAGACAGAACGGTGATGTTCCTTAACTTGGCCGACGACCCTGCGATCGAGCGTATAACAACGCCCAGGTTGGCCCTCACGTGTGCCGAGTACTTGGCATTCGAGCTAGACATGCATGTCTTGGTCATACTTACCGACATGACCAATTACTGCGAGGCACTTCGGGAGATATCGGCTGCCAGAAAGGAAGTCCCCGGAAGAAGGGGCTACCCCGGATACCTCTACACTGACCTTGCAACGATGTACGAGCGCGCGGGGCGATTGCGCGGATATAAGGGTTCCATCACTCAGCTGCCAATACTTACAATGCCGGAAGACGATATAACTCATCCTATACCTGACCTGACCGGTTATATCACGGAAGGCCAAATTATATTGAGCAGGGGCTTGCATCGTAAGGGAATTTACCCACCTGTTGACGTCTTGCCCTCGCTTTCCCGTTTGAAGGACAAGGGAATTGGAAAGGGCAAAACGAGAGAGGATCATGCCGACCTGCTCAACCAGCTCTTTGCCGCATACGCAAGAGGCAAGGAAGCCAAGGAGTTGGCCGTCATATTAGGTGAAGGCGCATTGACGGAAAACGATAAAGCCTTTGCAGAGTTTGCCGATAAATTTGAGGACAGATATGTCAGACAAGGTGAATACGAAAACAGGAGCATACTTGATACTTTAGAGCTCGGATGGGAGCTCTTGGCTCCGCTTCCGCTGTCAGAACTTAAGCGAGTCAGGGACGAGTACATCGACAAATACCTTAAGCCCAAGAGGCGGGGCGGCGAATCAAGTGATGAGGTGGTCGTATCCTCTGCCACGTAG
- a CDS encoding V-type ATPase subunit — translation MRQLEAKGDYTYAVSRVKAMESRMVDQATMQQMADADSYDSAWKSLIETCYGQWATEINTSSYDKVLEAELTYIYDEFKKFVPDQSLVYLFQIPYDFHNLKVILKSSFMQKAGGRTRWDLLISLGSYPAEDMILAIESDDLRLLPYQLHRVIPSCIMVWEQSGDVVEIEKILDSHMFYVMRLIADGIPFMGVKEYVRYRIDGENIRTLLRLKRINADISQTLDLLHPGGTYSIQLLTQLYSEPRESWSRALAFGYMGSILNDIEELDESHILPEVERRSDKLISDYLNKYQYDPFAPEQIVRYLWLKETEVRNLRIILVGKASGVEKDMIKGLLRNAA, via the coding sequence GTGAGACAGTTGGAAGCTAAAGGCGATTACACCTATGCTGTATCTCGCGTTAAGGCCATGGAAAGCAGGATGGTCGATCAGGCTACTATGCAACAGATGGCCGATGCGGACAGTTACGATAGTGCCTGGAAGTCGCTCATAGAAACATGCTATGGACAATGGGCAACCGAGATTAACACCTCCTCGTACGATAAGGTGTTAGAGGCGGAACTTACATATATTTATGATGAGTTCAAAAAGTTTGTTCCCGACCAATCGCTGGTTTATTTATTCCAAATTCCCTATGACTTTCACAACCTGAAAGTCATCCTCAAGAGCTCCTTCATGCAGAAGGCAGGAGGAAGGACCCGATGGGATCTATTGATATCCTTGGGATCCTATCCCGCTGAGGATATGATACTGGCCATCGAAAGCGATGACCTACGTCTTTTGCCCTATCAACTTCATCGGGTTATACCCTCATGCATCATGGTATGGGAGCAGAGTGGGGATGTCGTGGAAATAGAAAAGATATTGGACAGTCATATGTTTTATGTCATGCGGCTAATCGCCGACGGCATTCCTTTTATGGGAGTAAAGGAATATGTGCGCTATCGCATAGATGGAGAGAACATCAGGACCTTGCTGCGCCTAAAAAGGATCAATGCAGATATATCGCAAACGCTAGATCTCCTTCATCCTGGAGGCACCTATTCCATACAGCTTTTAACCCAACTTTACTCCGAACCTCGGGAATCCTGGTCGAGAGCATTGGCTTTTGGTTATATGGGTAGCATTTTAAACGACATAGAAGAATTGGACGAATCCCATATATTGCCCGAAGTTGAGCGGCGTTCCGATAAGTTGATAAGCGATTACCTTAATAAATATCAATATGATCCCTTTGCGCCCGAGCAGATCGTCCGTTATCTATGGCTCAAAGAGACAGAGGTTCGCAATCTCAGGATCATTCTCGTCGGTAAGGCCAGCGGTGTGGAAAAGGACATGATAAAGGGGCTGTTGCGTAATGCAGCGTAG
- a CDS encoding V-type ATP synthase subunit F, whose product MQRRSHPVAAVGDYESVLPFQAIGLKQYAIDDPNDEEGLRRIMLDMINEKFAICLMTEDLYQRYEQLIGELTHDEALNVIPIPTLKHSTGYGTLQIRNWVERAVGIDIFANK is encoded by the coding sequence ATGCAGCGTAGAAGTCATCCTGTAGCGGCTGTGGGCGATTATGAGAGCGTTTTGCCCTTTCAAGCAATAGGCTTGAAGCAATATGCGATAGATGATCCAAACGACGAAGAAGGCCTAAGAAGGATCATGCTCGATATGATCAACGAAAAGTTTGCCATTTGCCTGATGACAGAAGATCTTTACCAAAGATACGAACAGCTGATAGGCGAACTCACGCATGATGAAGCCTTAAACGTGATTCCAATCCCAACTTTGAAGCATTCGACGGGTTACGGGACATTGCAGATAAGAAATTGGGTAGAAAGGGCAGTGGGAATTGACATATTTGCCAACAAGTGA
- a CDS encoding CheR family methyltransferase has protein sequence MESQFSPMPGYEEFKRKVRTLMNIDLDAYKQQIHRRVHMLMQRWKCSNYDEYIDILRKNPDKRKEFLDYLAINVSEFFRNPSIWWLLRDKILPSLVNERGKRLKMWSAGSATGEEAYSLAILAQELNLLCPPYIEAWDIDEEATNIALKGIYHKRQLTNVPQNWIERYFVKLQDDYYQIKEEIKKRVQFKLVNLLNTPFSQNTYDLILCRNVTIYFSPDTKKVLYQKFAQALRAGGILMVGATETIYDYRDLGLESLGQFLYRKKLP, from the coding sequence ATGGAATCGCAATTTTCTCCAATGCCTGGATACGAGGAATTCAAAAGAAAGGTACGAACCCTTATGAACATCGATTTAGATGCCTACAAACAGCAGATTCATAGAAGGGTTCATATGTTGATGCAACGATGGAAATGCTCGAATTACGATGAATATATAGATATATTGCGAAAAAACCCCGATAAACGCAAGGAATTCCTCGATTATCTGGCAATAAATGTATCGGAGTTCTTTAGAAATCCGTCCATATGGTGGCTCTTGCGCGACAAGATCTTGCCTTCCCTGGTCAATGAGAGAGGCAAAAGGTTGAAGATGTGGAGCGCCGGTTCGGCCACCGGAGAGGAAGCCTACTCGCTGGCAATCCTTGCACAGGAGTTAAATCTGCTATGCCCACCTTACATAGAGGCTTGGGATATAGACGAAGAGGCAACCAACATTGCCTTGAAGGGTATATACCACAAAAGACAGCTGACAAATGTCCCACAAAACTGGATCGAAAGGTATTTTGTGAAATTGCAGGATGATTATTATCAGATAAAGGAAGAGATCAAAAAGCGCGTTCAATTCAAACTGGTAAATTTATTGAATACGCCATTTTCACAAAACACATACGATCTCATACTGTGTCGCAACGTCACGATATATTTTTCGCCTGATACTAAAAAAGTCCTATACCAAAAATTTGCCCAGGCACTGAGGGCTGGAGGTATTCTGATGGTAGGTGCAACGGAGACGATATACGACTACCGTGACTTGGGGTTGGAGTCTCTGGGGCAGTTCTTATACCGAAAAAAATTGCCCTAA
- a CDS encoding V-type ATP synthase subunit D translates to MANKLNVNPNRMMLNVIKRRLVAAKRGHKLLKDKQDALIKEFLQKARDATELREKVEAALIDCYRSFLMARAQMVPAILEQSLMMAGGGETGVEVTMRNLMSVVVPEFSVEESRSKSKGYGFAMTSGSLDLALEQFTALLPDLVRLAGEEKALRLMASEIERTRRRVNALEYVLIPAFEETIRDITMRLDEMERSNLSRLMRIKEIVRSH, encoded by the coding sequence ATGGCCAATAAGTTAAATGTAAATCCCAACAGGATGATGTTAAACGTCATCAAGAGGCGTCTTGTGGCAGCAAAAAGAGGTCATAAGTTGCTTAAGGACAAACAAGATGCCCTTATAAAGGAATTCCTACAGAAGGCCAGAGATGCAACAGAATTGCGAGAAAAGGTCGAAGCTGCCTTAATTGACTGCTATCGAAGCTTTTTGATGGCACGAGCGCAGATGGTGCCGGCAATACTGGAGCAATCGCTCATGATGGCCGGGGGCGGAGAAACGGGCGTTGAAGTGACGATGCGAAATTTAATGAGCGTAGTCGTGCCGGAATTCTCCGTGGAGGAATCAAGGAGCAAAAGCAAGGGGTATGGTTTCGCCATGACCTCTGGAAGCCTTGATTTGGCCTTGGAGCAGTTTACGGCATTGCTCCCAGATTTAGTTCGCTTAGCCGGCGAAGAAAAAGCCCTTCGCTTGATGGCAAGCGAGATCGAACGAACGCGAAGAAGGGTAAACGCCCTAGAATATGTACTGATCCCGGCCTTTGAAGAGACGATAAGGGATATAACGATGAGGCTTGACGAAATGGAACGTTCTAACTTGAGCAGGCTGATGCGGATCAAGGAGATCGTTCGTTCGCATTAA
- a CDS encoding UDP-N-acetylmuramoyl-L-alanyl-D-glutamate--2,6-diaminopimelate ligase has protein sequence MEVTLKSLAEFLFQRRCLKEIVSSDSGDLSRIVSDVCIDSRLAKRGALFCCLDGTKRRGVEFAQDAAKSGAIAVIANERILNLDIPQLIVTDTKEASGLAAAYFHGLPASKLLMIGVTGTNGKSTTAYLIRSILKAGGMKCGLIGTIIYHDGTREEEADRTTPQAPLIQSLLSRMVQNGCHACVMEASSHGIEQKRIAGCLYDRAVFTNLTPEHLDYHGNMDNYFAAKKGLFERHMRGSWKVSTNIDDPYGKAIQKIFEPYALEFAIHNKSEGMISGFIIDSSIRGIDMGINLPGSLINVSLPLLGEYNAYNSLAAASTAWSLGFSPDVIKAGLESCPPVPGRLERYFVEDGPVCVIDYAHTPDALEKVASTIKPLCDGEIWLVFGHGGDRFRENRPLLGRVAASLADHIVVTMDNPRSEDPEDIALQIVDGIKSSLGNPEYRIIIDRKQAVHFALDNAKAGDVVLITGKGPERQIIFKDHTMPYSDYEALKDWCNLRGKRLL, from the coding sequence ATGGAAGTAACTCTCAAGAGTTTGGCAGAATTTCTTTTTCAAAGGCGTTGTTTGAAAGAAATAGTCTCTTCAGATTCAGGTGATTTGTCACGGATCGTTTCGGATGTTTGCATAGATAGTAGGCTTGCAAAAAGGGGTGCCCTGTTTTGTTGCCTTGACGGCACGAAAAGAAGGGGAGTAGAGTTTGCTCAAGATGCTGCTAAATCTGGAGCCATAGCTGTAATTGCAAATGAAAGAATCCTGAATTTGGACATACCTCAACTGATAGTTACTGACACGAAAGAGGCCTCCGGGTTGGCTGCTGCTTATTTTCATGGATTGCCGGCAAGCAAATTGCTCATGATAGGCGTGACTGGAACCAACGGCAAAAGCACTACCGCATATTTAATTCGAAGTATTCTAAAAGCAGGCGGGATGAAATGTGGATTAATCGGTACCATAATCTACCACGATGGAACAAGGGAGGAGGAGGCAGACAGAACTACTCCGCAGGCACCGTTAATTCAAAGCTTACTTAGTCGAATGGTCCAAAATGGCTGTCACGCCTGCGTTATGGAAGCTTCATCCCACGGCATAGAACAAAAACGCATAGCCGGATGTCTTTACGACAGGGCGGTTTTTACCAATTTGACACCTGAACATCTGGATTACCATGGCAACATGGACAACTACTTTGCAGCAAAGAAAGGGCTATTTGAGAGACATATGCGCGGCAGCTGGAAAGTCTCTACCAACATCGACGACCCCTATGGAAAGGCCATCCAAAAAATATTTGAGCCCTACGCATTGGAATTTGCCATTCATAATAAGAGTGAAGGAATGATTTCAGGCTTTATAATCGACAGTTCGATTCGTGGCATCGACATGGGCATTAACCTTCCGGGATCCCTAATAAATGTCTCTTTACCTCTGCTTGGAGAATACAATGCTTACAATTCTCTGGCTGCCGCGAGCACGGCTTGGTCACTTGGGTTTTCGCCTGACGTCATTAAAGCGGGCTTAGAAAGCTGTCCACCGGTACCCGGAAGGCTTGAGAGATACTTCGTAGAAGACGGGCCAGTCTGCGTAATAGATTATGCCCATACACCCGATGCCTTAGAGAAAGTTGCTTCAACGATCAAGCCCCTTTGCGATGGCGAGATATGGCTAGTATTTGGGCATGGCGGTGATCGCTTCAGGGAAAACAGGCCCTTACTAGGTCGCGTTGCTGCAAGCTTGGCAGATCATATCGTCGTTACCATGGATAATCCGAGAAGCGAGGATCCGGAGGATATTGCATTACAGATAGTAGATGGCATAAAATCAAGCCTCGGGAATCCCGAGTACAGGATTATCATAGACAGGAAACAAGCGGTGCATTTTGCTTTGGATAACGCCAAGGCTGGCGACGTTGTATTGATCACCGGCAAAGGACCGGAACGCCAAATTATATTCAAGGACCATACAATGCCCTACAGCGATTACGAGGCATTAAAGGATTGGTGTAATTTAAGGGGGAAAAGACTTTTATGA
- the mraZ gene encoding division/cell wall cluster transcriptional repressor MraZ: MMIGTYEHRLDKKGRLVLPSKFRQDLGDLIVASVGVEQCISLYSKNEWEKLLERFQKMPFFRSKSRDFLRVLLATAHELPVDTAGRILLPQILKSHASLDVEVCIIGVGDHLEVWDRDIWDKYRRDVMANLPSIVEGVEWDQ; this comes from the coding sequence ATGATGATAGGCACTTACGAACACCGCTTAGACAAGAAAGGACGACTAGTCTTGCCGTCAAAGTTTCGGCAAGATCTAGGAGATCTTATTGTCGCATCCGTCGGAGTTGAACAGTGCATATCACTATATTCAAAGAATGAATGGGAGAAGTTGCTAGAGCGCTTCCAAAAAATGCCATTTTTCAGAAGCAAGTCGAGGGATTTTTTAAGGGTGTTGCTGGCAACCGCACATGAACTTCCGGTGGACACTGCAGGAAGGATATTGCTCCCGCAAATACTGAAATCCCATGCTTCTTTAGACGTAGAGGTTTGCATAATTGGGGTGGGAGATCATTTGGAAGTATGGGATCGCGACATATGGGATAAATACAGAAGAGACGTAATGGCAAACCTTCCTTCCATAGTGGAGGGAGTAGAATGGGATCAATAG
- a CDS encoding V-type ATP synthase subunit A: protein MSEAARKQIKGSITRISGPLVVAGGMSGASMYDVVRVGNLGLVGEIIELKGDSAFIQVYEETSGLKPKEPVVSTGAPLSVELGPGLIEQFFDGVQRPLNIIEKEAKSPFITRGIDVPALDRKKKWEFIPRAKKGDAVVSGDVLGIVQETVLVEHRILVPAGIEGKVKSIQQGEYTVEDVIAEIEDGNGYVHKVTMMQRWPVRFPKPVARRLKPEVPLLTGQRVVDMFFPIARGGTACVPGPFGSGKTVIQHQLAKWADAEIVVYVGCGERGNEMTDVLLEFPELQDPRSGQPLMKRTVLIANTSNMPVAAREASIYTAITIAEYYRDMGYSVALMADSTSRWAEALREISGRLEEMPGEEGYPAYLGTRLASFYERAGRCICLGSDEREGAISVIGAVSPPGGDLSEPVSQNTLRVTKVFWGLDASLAYQRHFPAINWLNSYSLYTDVLGEYWDERYDGEWSAQRIEAMSLLEEEAQLREVVRLVGIDALSREERLILETAKSIREDFLHQNAFHEVDTYASMDKQFRMLRNILTFHHIAMDAIKRGADIKKLFELPVREQIARMRYVKEEDLDSLDRLEAEIRSQITKIIPTGGDNYAA, encoded by the coding sequence ATGAGCGAAGCGGCTCGTAAGCAGATAAAAGGATCAATTACCAGAATATCAGGACCATTGGTAGTTGCTGGCGGAATGTCAGGGGCTTCCATGTACGACGTGGTCCGTGTGGGCAACTTAGGTCTTGTAGGGGAAATAATAGAGCTAAAGGGAGACAGTGCTTTTATTCAGGTATATGAAGAGACCTCCGGCTTAAAGCCCAAGGAGCCCGTCGTAAGTACGGGGGCGCCCTTGAGCGTAGAACTGGGCCCCGGTCTGATCGAACAGTTCTTCGATGGAGTCCAAAGACCTCTTAACATAATTGAAAAAGAAGCCAAAAGCCCCTTCATAACGAGGGGAATCGATGTTCCGGCACTAGACAGGAAGAAAAAATGGGAGTTCATACCCAGGGCAAAAAAAGGAGATGCCGTTGTATCGGGTGATGTGCTTGGAATAGTACAGGAAACAGTATTGGTAGAGCATCGTATATTAGTTCCTGCAGGCATAGAGGGCAAAGTTAAATCCATACAGCAGGGAGAATATACCGTGGAGGACGTCATAGCCGAGATAGAGGACGGCAATGGCTATGTGCATAAGGTCACCATGATGCAACGTTGGCCCGTCAGGTTTCCCAAGCCGGTAGCGAGGAGGCTTAAACCGGAAGTGCCCCTTTTGACTGGACAGCGCGTGGTGGATATGTTCTTCCCCATTGCGAGGGGAGGCACCGCCTGCGTTCCAGGTCCCTTTGGAAGCGGCAAGACCGTAATCCAACACCAGTTGGCCAAATGGGCTGATGCCGAGATAGTGGTTTATGTCGGATGCGGCGAACGGGGCAACGAGATGACGGACGTCTTGTTGGAATTCCCGGAGCTCCAGGATCCTCGCTCCGGACAGCCCTTGATGAAAAGGACGGTCCTGATAGCCAATACATCCAACATGCCCGTTGCAGCTCGCGAGGCCAGCATTTACACGGCAATTACCATTGCGGAATATTATAGGGATATGGGATACTCGGTCGCCTTGATGGCGGATTCCACGAGCCGTTGGGCAGAGGCACTGCGCGAGATATCGGGGCGATTGGAGGAAATGCCCGGCGAGGAAGGTTATCCGGCGTACCTTGGCACAAGGCTTGCATCTTTCTATGAACGTGCGGGAAGATGTATATGTCTGGGAAGCGATGAAAGAGAAGGAGCCATAAGCGTCATAGGGGCGGTATCGCCTCCAGGAGGAGATCTTTCGGAACCTGTTAGCCAAAACACGCTAAGGGTCACAAAGGTCTTCTGGGGGTTGGACGCTTCTCTGGCCTATCAGCGTCACTTTCCTGCGATCAACTGGCTTAACAGCTATTCCCTTTACACAGATGTGCTCGGAGAATATTGGGACGAACGTTATGATGGCGAATGGAGCGCCCAGCGAATCGAAGCAATGTCCCTTTTGGAGGAAGAGGCTCAACTCAGGGAAGTGGTAAGATTGGTTGGAATTGACGCCCTATCCAGGGAAGAACGCTTGATCCTAGAGACGGCGAAGTCCATAAGGGAGGACTTCCTCCATCAGAACGCCTTTCATGAAGTCGATACCTATGCTTCCATGGATAAGCAGTTTAGGATGTTGCGCAATATTTTGACCTTCCATCACATAGCCATGGATGCCATTAAGCGTGGAGCTGACATAAAGAAGCTCTTCGAACTTCCCGTAAGGGAACAAATAGCCAGGATGCGATACGTAAAGGAAGAAGACCTTGACTCTTTAGATAGACTGGAAGCTGAGATTCGCTCCCAAATAACCAAGATAATCCCAACGGGAGGCGATAACTATGCTGCCTAA